The genomic segment CATCACTAGTGAGCCCTACGGGGCGACGATAGCCTTCTTCAAGGAGTTCGCCATGAAGTGCCAGGAGGCCACAGAGGCAGCTGGGTTTGCGCGCGACTTATGCGCCTACATGCGTAACTACTGGGGGAGTGAGCTTCGCGACGAGTACATACTAACTGACGGGAAGATAGTTAGAGGCTTCCCCCTCCCAGACTTCATATGGCAGGACCACATTTGCTGCAGCCACGCTAAGTGGTACCAAGTAGTTAGGGAGATAGCTAAGAAGAAGCACGGCAGGGACATACCCATGTACTGCGTAGACGTATCCGTCGGGCCGCACATGCCGAACCTACACGACGAGCTAACGGGCTGGAGGCTTGAGTACGTGGTTAAGCAGCTTCTAGACGGCATAGAGTGGCTAGAGAAGGTGACGGGGAGGAGGTTCGACGACAGGAGGATGATAGACGCCATCTACAACGAAATGCGCTCCACTAGCCTATGGGCAGAGGTCTGTGCGCTAAACCAGAACGTACCGGCGCCGCTAGATGAGAAGACCATGTACTCGCTGTACGTGCTAGGCACTCTAATGAAGCATAAGAGGGAGTGCGTAGAGTTTTACGAAAAGCTCCTCGCCGAGGTGAAAGACAGGGTGAAGAGGGGGATCGCGGCCTGTAGACATGAGCGCTGCAGGATAATAACCGACACCCAGCCACCGTGGGGCTTCCTATCTATCTTCAGGTACCTGGAGCGTGAGTATGGGTGCGTGTCTGTGGGCTCCCTCTACACCTTCGGCCTCATAGGCATGTGGGAGGTCAGGGAGGACGGTGCGCTGGCGCCTAAGACTGTGCCCCCGAGGAGCGCCTTGAAGGATAGGGAGACGGCTGTACGTATGTACGCTGAGTGGACACTCTGTAGGCCTGAGTGGATGCACTTCTACAACCCGAGGATTAAGAGCGACCTGCTCACTAAGATCGCGAAACAATGGAGGCTAGACGGCGTAGCCCTCCACTATAACCGAGGCTGCGAAGGGCTCTCGGTGCACATAACTATGAATAGGCTGGACCTTTTAAGGCAGGGGATACCGGTAATGATATTCGAGGGAAACATGGGGGATGAGAGGGAGTTCGACATGCCTAGGACTCTAGCTAGGTTCGACATGTTCATGGAGAGCCTGGGGCTAACTAAGATTAAGAAGGAGTAGGGGGCGAGGGTGGTTGATAGCGGCTGGGATAGACCTAGGGGCGAGGACGGTCAAGGCGGTAGTGGTCGACGGCGCTAGGATCCTAGCCAAGGAGATAGTGGTAACAGGCTTCGACCAGAAGAAGTCTGCCGAAGAGGCGCTAGGCGCTGCCTTAAAGGCGGCTGGGCTAATGCGCAAGGACTTAGCAAACATAATAGCCACGGGGGTAGGTAGGAAGGTGTGCCTAGAGCCGCCTATTTCAGCCAGCCGAGATATAACTGAGGTTACAGCTGACGCCATGGGCGGGGTCTTTGTACACCCGGCCGCTCGCACCATTATCGACGTGGGGGCTGAGGAGGGGAGGGCTGTTAGGTGCGACGAGAGGGGCTCAGTGAAGGACTTCGTCATTAACGAGAGGTGCGCAGCTGGAGCAGGGACTTTCGTCGAGGCCATGGCCAGGGCGCTTGAAGTAAGAGTTGAGGACATGGGGCCGCTGGCCTTAAAGTCCACGAGGGCCATACCGATGAATGCTCAGTGCACAATCTTCGCTGAGAGCGAGGTGGTCACGTTGATACATGAGCGCACGCCGAAGGAGGACATAGCCAAGGCCATAGTGGACGCCATAGCAGCTAGGATAGCCTCAATGGTGCGTAGAGTAGGCATTGAGAGGGACGTGCTGTTAATAGGAGGGGTCGCTAAGAACGTGGGCTTCGTAGAGGCGCTGAAGAGGGAGCTAGCCGTAGACATAGTCGTCCCCCCAGAGCCTGAGTACGTAGGGGCTATAGGAGCTGCCTTAATAGCTGCAGGGAGGGGGGTGTGAGTGGAGGCCTATATCTCTGCTCAGTCAAGCTCAGGGGGTGGGCTTGATGGGTGAGGTGGCGAAGGAGTATTGGAGGTGGCCTGAGTATAGGTGGGTGAACCCGAACGTAGACTGGACTAAGGGGAAGGTGGTAACGGCCGGGGTAGACGTAGGCTCCGTTAGCTCAAAGGCAGCCATAATGGTCGACGGGGAGATCTTCGCCTACGACTACCTGAGGACGGGGTCTAGCAGCTCAGATAGCGCCATCAAGGCCATTAGCTGGGTCCTAGAGGCCGTTAAGCCTAAGATGACGCTGAAGGACATTCACTACGTAGTCGGCACTGGCTACGGCAGAGTGAACGTCCCCTTCGCTAAGAGGGCCATTACTGAGATAGCCTGCCACGCTAGGGGGGCTAACTACCTATGGGGGCCGACGGTGAGGACGGTGCTAGACGTGGGAGGCCAGGACATTAAGGCCATTAGGTGCGACGAGAAGGGGAAGGTGATCTCGTTCCTAATGAACGACAAGTGCGCCGCCGGGACGGGCAGGGGGATGGAGGTCTTCGCCGACCTCCTAGGGGTGCCCATCCAGGACATAGGGCACGTATCGCTAAGCGTAAAGGAGGAGCCTCCGCCAGTCAGCAATACGTGCGTGGTGTTCGCTCGT from the Candidatus Nezhaarchaeota archaeon genome contains:
- a CDS encoding acyl-CoA dehydratase activase, with amino-acid sequence MGEVAKEYWRWPEYRWVNPNVDWTKGKVVTAGVDVGSVSSKAAIMVDGEIFAYDYLRTGSSSSDSAIKAISWVLEAVKPKMTLKDIHYVVGTGYGRVNVPFAKRAITEIACHARGANYLWGPTVRTVLDVGGQDIKAIRCDEKGKVISFLMNDKCAAGTGRGMEVFADLLGVPIQDIGHVSLSVKEEPPPVSNTCVVFARNEASALLRQGWPKEKVAAAYHLAMSMRMVELLQRLGVEPDLVITGGQSKNVGIVTRITRLLGIKPLPNPTKPGYDPVAAGAIGAALFAKALYEKERKT
- the bzdO gene encoding benzoyl-CoA reductase, bzd-type, subunit O, with the protein product ITSEPYGATIAFFKEFAMKCQEATEAAGFARDLCAYMRNYWGSELRDEYILTDGKIVRGFPLPDFIWQDHICCSHAKWYQVVREIAKKKHGRDIPMYCVDVSVGPHMPNLHDELTGWRLEYVVKQLLDGIEWLEKVTGRRFDDRRMIDAIYNEMRSTSLWAEVCALNQNVPAPLDEKTMYSLYVLGTLMKHKRECVEFYEKLLAEVKDRVKRGIAACRHERCRIITDTQPPWGFLSIFRYLEREYGCVSVGSLYTFGLIGMWEVREDGALAPKTVPPRSALKDRETAVRMYAEWTLCRPEWMHFYNPRIKSDLLTKIAKQWRLDGVALHYNRGCEGLSVHITMNRLDLLRQGIPVMIFEGNMGDEREFDMPRTLARFDMFMESLGLTKIKKE
- a CDS encoding acyl-CoA dehydratase activase, which translates into the protein MIAAGIDLGARTVKAVVVDGARILAKEIVVTGFDQKKSAEEALGAALKAAGLMRKDLANIIATGVGRKVCLEPPISASRDITEVTADAMGGVFVHPAARTIIDVGAEEGRAVRCDERGSVKDFVINERCAAGAGTFVEAMARALEVRVEDMGPLALKSTRAIPMNAQCTIFAESEVVTLIHERTPKEDIAKAIVDAIAARIASMVRRVGIERDVLLIGGVAKNVGFVEALKRELAVDIVVPPEPEYVGAIGAALIAAGRGV